Proteins from a single region of Streptomyces griseiscabiei:
- a CDS encoding pyridoxamine 5'-phosphate oxidase family protein translates to MTVTQRRGRRIMMDPAELDEFLGAQRTCRVATVSPDGAPHISPLWFVWDGTSLWLYSITRSRRWSALRRDPRVAVVVDAGEEYGELRGVELSGTAEFVGEAPRTGEPVPELVEVERLFARKNFGIDEMPHDGRHAWLRLTPDAIASWDFRKLG, encoded by the coding sequence ATGACCGTCACGCAGCGCCGGGGCCGGAGAATCATGATGGACCCCGCCGAACTGGACGAGTTCCTGGGCGCACAGCGCACATGCAGGGTCGCGACGGTGTCGCCGGACGGAGCCCCGCACATCAGCCCGCTCTGGTTCGTCTGGGACGGCACCTCCCTCTGGCTCTACTCGATCACCCGCAGCAGACGCTGGTCCGCGCTGCGCCGCGATCCGCGTGTCGCCGTGGTGGTCGACGCGGGCGAGGAGTACGGCGAGCTGCGGGGCGTCGAGCTGTCCGGCACCGCGGAGTTCGTCGGCGAGGCTCCGCGCACGGGCGAGCCGGTGCCCGAACTCGTCGAGGTGGAGCGGCTGTTCGCCCGCAAGAACTTCGGCATCGACGAGATGCCCCACGACGGCAGACACGCCTGGCTCCGCCTCACCCCGGACGCGATCGCCTCCTGGGACTTCCGCAAGCTGGGCTAG